The nucleotide window TCTAGCGGGGTAACAAAAAAATTTGGTCAATCTGCTGGGTAAGTTCACCTATAAAAGATATACATAAAACATAATAGGCCTAGTTTCTTGATATCCAGAATCTAATCTACATATCTAACATTGTCTTGCGCAGAGATGTTATCTTCGAGAGTATATACGGCTTAGAACTCACAAAAACGCTGATGCGCACTTTGAGGGAGGAAGTGAAGGTCTGCTCTGATGTAGTTGATGCTTGGGTAGATGTGATGAATTATGAAGAACTTGACAGAACCGACGGCTGCCCAACGCGGGTTTATTTTAGCACAACTGTGATAGTAAGTATTCATACTATATTACTTGATCTTTGACTGTGATTTTGGATTTATTAAGTCTTTGGGAACGTTGTAAGTATGTCTATCTAAATGCATCTTTTGAATTATGGTGATTCGCGGCTTGCACCACCTTATTGACACAActtattttggaaaaaaaaaccgGACAGCTGGCTTTTGACGGATTCTActtgtgatgatgatgaacgTATGCAAACGTTCGGCGAAAGGATGGTCGTAGGCGGCGCATATGATTTCATTGGGATCAAAATGGGTTTCTTTCCAATCCTCGAGAATGATGAATATTACATGCTTGTTTTCGATCTGGAAAACGGTGAAATAACCGTCATAGACCACAAGCCTGATCGCACACCCTTAGCTGGCATTAGGGATCATCAAGACTACTACAAAAAAGATACACCATACAAAGTGGTTAGTCATTTTCTTTTCCCATAAAAACATTAGGATGAAAAACAAGAACTCATACAAAAACTGATTAGtttatcgttttttttttttttttacagaagCATATGCTGGACAATTATT belongs to Helianthus annuus cultivar XRQ/B chromosome 5, HanXRQr2.0-SUNRISE, whole genome shotgun sequence and includes:
- the LOC110939090 gene encoding uncharacterized protein LOC110939090; translated protein: MQTFGERMVVGGAYDFIGIKMGFFPILENDEYYMLVFDLENGEITVIDHKPDRTPLAGIRDHQDYYKKDTPYKVKHMLDNYLEHCKHPLKDKIAPAKIKRCDIHWATSAHPMDSAVFLMHHM